One window from the genome of Motilibacter peucedani encodes:
- a CDS encoding FAD-binding oxidoreductase, translating into MTSTTPSQEDPAMTAQTPATTDAPSVPAARTPLSWDALRGRLTGRLALPGQPGYELAIPWNVAVPVQPQAVVAAADAEDVAAVVRFARSHGLTVAVQRTGHGAVPLDASSVMVHTGALDEVSVDVEGRWARVGAGATWQQVLDAATPHGLAPLCGSAPGIGVAGFLTGGGLGPIARSVGVSSDHVRAVEVVTGEGRLRRATPTEHRELFWGLRGGKGTLGVVTAVEIDLLPIAELVGGCLWFDGADAAAVTEAWRRLCEALPEEGTTSLAFAQLPPLPQLPPQIAGRLTVAVRFAWLGEPAHAEELLAPLLAAATPVLGGVGPMPYSAIGSIHADPVDPMPVHEQVSLLRELPAEAVSALVAAAGPGSGSLQTIVEVRHLGGAVAREPQRRSAFCHRDTAFTVLAIGVPVPDPGAVAADASRVLASLAPWTTGARFPNFGASADPAEVARAYDPETLRWLGMLAEQYDPAGVLRVGAVVRTQAHTG; encoded by the coding sequence ATGACCAGCACCACCCCGTCGCAGGAGGACCCCGCCATGACCGCCCAGACCCCCGCCACCACCGACGCCCCGTCGGTGCCCGCCGCGCGCACGCCCCTGAGCTGGGACGCGCTGCGCGGCCGGCTCACCGGGCGGCTCGCCCTCCCGGGCCAGCCCGGCTACGAGCTCGCCATCCCGTGGAACGTCGCCGTCCCCGTGCAGCCGCAGGCGGTCGTCGCCGCCGCTGACGCCGAGGACGTCGCCGCGGTCGTCCGGTTCGCCCGCAGCCACGGGCTCACCGTCGCCGTCCAGCGCACCGGCCACGGCGCCGTACCCCTCGACGCCTCCAGCGTCATGGTCCACACCGGCGCGCTCGACGAGGTGAGCGTCGACGTCGAGGGCCGCTGGGCCCGCGTCGGGGCCGGCGCGACGTGGCAGCAGGTCCTCGACGCCGCCACGCCCCACGGCCTCGCGCCGCTGTGCGGTTCCGCCCCGGGCATCGGCGTGGCCGGCTTCCTCACCGGCGGCGGGCTCGGCCCGATCGCCCGCTCGGTCGGCGTCTCGTCCGACCACGTGCGCGCCGTCGAGGTCGTCACCGGCGAGGGCCGCCTGCGCCGCGCGACGCCCACCGAGCACCGCGAGCTCTTCTGGGGCCTGCGCGGAGGCAAGGGCACGCTCGGCGTCGTCACCGCCGTCGAGATCGACCTGCTGCCGATCGCCGAGCTCGTGGGCGGTTGCCTGTGGTTCGACGGCGCCGACGCCGCCGCGGTCACCGAGGCGTGGCGCCGGCTGTGCGAGGCGCTGCCCGAGGAGGGCACGACCTCGCTCGCCTTCGCGCAGCTGCCGCCGCTGCCGCAGCTGCCACCGCAGATCGCCGGCCGGTTGACCGTGGCCGTCCGCTTCGCCTGGCTCGGCGAGCCCGCGCATGCCGAGGAGCTGCTGGCGCCGCTGCTGGCGGCTGCCACGCCGGTGCTCGGCGGGGTCGGGCCGATGCCCTACTCCGCCATCGGCTCGATCCACGCCGACCCGGTCGACCCGATGCCGGTGCACGAGCAGGTGAGCCTGCTGCGCGAGCTGCCGGCCGAGGCCGTGTCGGCGCTCGTCGCCGCGGCCGGTCCCGGGTCCGGCTCGCTGCAGACGATCGTCGAGGTGCGCCACCTCGGCGGCGCGGTCGCCCGCGAGCCACAGCGGCGCAGCGCCTTCTGCCACCGGGACACCGCTTTCACCGTGCTGGCCATCGGGGTGCCGGTGCCCGACCCGGGTGCCGTGGCCGCCGACGCCTCTCGGGTGCTGGCGTCGCTGGCGCCGTGGACGACCGGCGCGCGGTTCCCCAACTTCGGCGCGAGCGCCGACCCGGCGGAGGTCGCGCGCGCCTACGACCCCGAGACGCTGCGCTGGCTCGGCATGCTTGCCGAGCAGTACGACCCGGCTGGAGTCCTGCGCGTCGGTGCCGTGGTGCGTACCCAGGCGCACACCGGGTAG
- a CDS encoding BTAD domain-containing putative transcriptional regulator → MLYRLLGPLEVVHDGVAIDLGAPKQRAVLAALLLHRGRVVSTDRLVESVWGDEAPPSAVPSLQVHVSNLRRVLRDGHGGSAPVERRQPGYVLTVDDAQVDVARFTAAADAARHHVDAGEWDDACQRASEALELWRGPLLADLADEDWVRVEAVGLEQRRTECLETLATALLGRGRVAEALARTSVLVAEQPYRERARWLHLVALHRDGRTAEALEDYRAHAHRLAEELGMEPGGELRELQAGLLRDDPALRAWPAVPGAAARVPEQVEAPRRRASDEEPAARVPAARRPAEGPGALVGRARESAVLDSMAQELAAGRPSWLVLTGPPGIGKTRLAEEAVARFRSVGAREAWGRCPEEEGVPAWWPLRQVVRALGADPDSVLVPPRDVDADTARFAVYERVLQLLEAATAEGPVALVVDDVQWSDATSLRALAYLSSALRDRPLAVVLTLRDGEGSSDVAHLLAALARREAASQLAVPPLAADEVVALASEVAGETVAPADARLLAERTGGNPLFVAEYARLPRDERSSGGIPLAVRTVLGRRLARLPEPVQVLLRAAAVLGDPFPVDLLAETARLSFDEVADLLEAAADEHIISAARGSSGYAFSHALLREEVLAGLPALRRQRLHARVAEVTTGIDSDSLARRALHLVAAQPLVEPGVVVQACTAAAEDAEARWDADTAAQWWESALGALDRLPPAARGTERRDDLVVARLQALARAGRDQTVLDVVDDELVSAAREVRTGTIGRLAAVLLRTSGAWPWASYGDDPGVLLARLESLTGAVATDPAAHVRVLGARAVGSCYAPDLAVPDALSREALERAEALGDPDVLADALVARVLAFVGAAAHARESIELLDRVAGLHHEQARVDEVLRHNVLTMSETILGRVEVAEEHLRDGVAGADLLRLPVTRVQLRWAGAMLAQWRGRLDEAEQLVTRAWALHRQTELYESGVHNLALLSVRWDRGRVAELPEVVAHSPEPGVWAATAAAETGDLAGARELLDDLVPVATPFYWYSLGHQVLLAHVAADCGALEHAATLVERLTPHSGHVAAIGQVGVIGTVDAALGRLHAVLGDHGTAARLLRDSVELSRRAGGVPSELRSRLALALLGPPGDARDEELAAVAAAADALGMHGVRDAARAALG, encoded by the coding sequence GTGCTGTATCGGCTGCTCGGGCCGCTCGAGGTCGTCCACGACGGCGTCGCCATCGATCTCGGCGCGCCCAAGCAGCGGGCGGTGCTCGCCGCCCTGCTGCTCCACCGCGGGCGGGTCGTGTCGACCGACCGGCTGGTCGAGTCGGTGTGGGGCGACGAGGCGCCGCCGAGCGCCGTGCCCAGCCTCCAGGTCCACGTCTCGAACCTGCGCCGCGTGCTGCGCGACGGCCACGGCGGCTCGGCCCCGGTCGAGCGCCGGCAGCCCGGCTACGTCCTGACCGTCGACGACGCACAGGTCGACGTCGCCCGCTTCACCGCCGCCGCCGACGCCGCCCGCCACCACGTCGACGCTGGCGAGTGGGACGACGCCTGCCAGCGGGCGTCGGAGGCCCTCGAGCTGTGGCGCGGTCCGCTGCTCGCCGACCTCGCCGACGAGGACTGGGTCCGCGTCGAGGCCGTCGGCCTCGAGCAGCGGCGCACCGAGTGCCTCGAGACGCTGGCGACCGCGCTGCTCGGGCGCGGGCGGGTGGCGGAGGCACTGGCGCGTACGTCCGTGCTGGTCGCCGAGCAGCCCTACCGCGAGCGCGCCCGCTGGCTGCACCTGGTCGCCCTGCACCGCGACGGGCGCACGGCCGAGGCGCTCGAGGACTACCGCGCGCACGCACACCGGCTGGCCGAGGAGCTCGGCATGGAGCCGGGCGGCGAGCTGCGCGAGCTGCAGGCGGGGCTGCTGCGCGACGACCCGGCCCTGCGCGCGTGGCCGGCGGTGCCGGGGGCCGCTGCGCGGGTGCCCGAGCAGGTCGAGGCGCCGCGGCGCCGGGCGTCCGACGAGGAGCCCGCCGCACGCGTACCCGCCGCCCGGCGTCCCGCGGAGGGGCCGGGCGCTCTCGTCGGCCGGGCGCGGGAGTCCGCCGTGCTCGACTCGATGGCGCAGGAGCTCGCCGCCGGGCGGCCGTCCTGGCTGGTGCTCACCGGCCCGCCCGGCATCGGCAAGACGCGGCTCGCCGAGGAGGCGGTCGCGCGCTTCCGCTCGGTCGGCGCGCGCGAGGCGTGGGGCCGCTGCCCCGAGGAGGAGGGCGTGCCGGCCTGGTGGCCGCTGCGCCAGGTCGTGCGCGCGCTCGGCGCCGACCCCGACTCCGTGCTCGTGCCGCCGCGCGACGTCGACGCCGACACCGCCCGCTTCGCGGTCTACGAGCGGGTGCTCCAGCTGCTCGAGGCGGCGACGGCCGAGGGGCCGGTCGCGCTCGTGGTCGACGACGTGCAGTGGTCCGACGCGACCTCGCTGCGCGCGCTGGCCTACCTCTCGAGCGCGCTGCGCGACCGGCCGCTCGCGGTCGTGCTCACCCTGCGCGACGGCGAGGGCTCCTCCGACGTCGCGCACCTGCTGGCGGCGCTGGCCCGGCGCGAGGCCGCCTCGCAGCTCGCGGTGCCGCCGCTGGCGGCCGACGAGGTAGTCGCGCTCGCCTCCGAGGTGGCGGGCGAGACGGTCGCCCCGGCCGACGCCCGGCTGCTGGCCGAGCGCACCGGCGGCAACCCGCTGTTCGTCGCGGAGTACGCACGGCTGCCGCGCGACGAGCGCAGCAGCGGCGGCATCCCGCTGGCCGTGCGCACCGTGCTCGGCCGCCGCCTGGCCCGGCTGCCCGAGCCGGTGCAGGTGCTGCTGCGCGCCGCCGCGGTGCTCGGCGACCCCTTCCCGGTCGACCTGCTCGCGGAGACGGCGCGGCTCTCCTTCGACGAGGTCGCCGACCTGCTCGAGGCGGCCGCCGACGAGCACATCATCAGCGCCGCCCGCGGCTCGTCGGGCTACGCGTTCTCGCACGCGCTGCTGCGCGAGGAGGTGCTCGCCGGGCTCCCGGCCCTGCGCCGGCAGCGGCTCCACGCCCGCGTCGCAGAGGTCACCACCGGCATCGACAGCGACTCGCTCGCCCGCCGGGCGCTCCACCTGGTCGCCGCCCAGCCGCTGGTCGAGCCCGGCGTCGTCGTGCAGGCGTGCACCGCGGCCGCCGAGGACGCCGAGGCGCGCTGGGACGCGGACACCGCCGCCCAGTGGTGGGAGTCCGCGCTCGGCGCCCTCGACCGGCTGCCGCCCGCCGCCCGCGGCACCGAGCGGCGCGACGACCTGGTCGTCGCCCGGCTGCAGGCGCTGGCCCGCGCCGGCCGCGACCAGACCGTGCTCGACGTCGTCGACGACGAGCTGGTCAGCGCTGCCCGCGAGGTGCGCACCGGCACCATCGGGCGCCTGGCAGCGGTCCTGCTGCGCACCAGCGGCGCCTGGCCCTGGGCGTCCTACGGCGACGACCCCGGCGTGCTGCTCGCCCGGCTCGAGTCGCTCACCGGTGCGGTTGCCACCGACCCGGCGGCGCACGTGCGCGTGCTCGGCGCCCGCGCGGTCGGCAGCTGCTACGCGCCCGACCTCGCCGTGCCCGACGCGCTCAGCCGCGAGGCGCTGGAGCGGGCCGAGGCGCTCGGCGACCCCGACGTGCTGGCCGACGCGCTCGTCGCCCGGGTGCTCGCCTTCGTCGGCGCCGCCGCGCACGCCCGCGAGTCGATCGAGCTGCTCGACCGGGTCGCTGGGCTGCACCACGAGCAGGCCCGGGTCGACGAGGTGCTGCGCCACAACGTCCTGACCATGTCGGAGACGATCCTCGGCCGGGTGGAGGTCGCCGAGGAGCACCTGCGCGATGGCGTGGCCGGGGCCGACCTGCTCCGCCTGCCGGTCACGCGCGTCCAGCTGCGCTGGGCCGGGGCGATGCTCGCCCAGTGGCGCGGCCGGCTCGACGAGGCCGAGCAGCTGGTCACGCGCGCCTGGGCCCTGCACCGCCAGACCGAGCTCTACGAGTCCGGCGTCCACAACCTGGCCCTGCTCTCGGTGCGCTGGGACCGCGGCCGCGTCGCCGAGCTGCCCGAGGTGGTGGCCCACTCGCCGGAGCCGGGCGTCTGGGCGGCGACCGCGGCCGCCGAGACGGGTGACCTGGCAGGCGCCCGGGAGCTGCTCGACGACCTCGTCCCGGTGGCGACGCCGTTCTACTGGTACTCCCTGGGCCACCAGGTGCTGCTCGCGCACGTCGCCGCCGACTGCGGGGCGCTCGAGCACGCCGCCACGCTCGTCGAGCGGCTCACGCCGCACTCCGGCCACGTGGCCGCCATCGGGCAGGTCGGGGTCATCGGCACCGTCGACGCGGCGCTCGGGCGCCTGCACGCGGTGCTGGGCGACCACGGCACCGCGGCCCGGCTGCTCCGCGACAGCGTGGAGCTGTCGCGGCGGGCCGGCGGCGTGCCGAGCGAGCTGCGCAGCCGGCTGGCCCTCGCGCTGCTCGGGCCGCCCGGCGACGCGCGCGACGAGGAGCTGGCGGCGGTCGCGGCCGCCGCCGACGCGCTCGGGATGCACGGCGTACGCGACGCGGCTCGCGCCGCCCTCGGCTGA
- a CDS encoding MFS transporter, with translation MTTTTTSPASRESTAPLIPGPRRQPLGRPVKNSSSTLSLVVVCVTTAMLMLDIAVVNTALPTIASELGTGLQGVQWVVDAYTLALAATVLTAGSVADRLGRRRLLVAGLVLFTLASLGCAAAGTIGVLEAARAVQGLGAAVLFAVSLAVLGHAFPDAGARAKALAVYGATIGASFAVGPLVGGLLTQGLDWRWIFLVNVPVGALCLALTLRGVEESRDPHARRVDWAGQLLLTGALFLLVLGLVRGGAEGWSSTPIVASLAAAAALLVAFVAVEARVAEPMLPLGMFADRLFTGTQVAAFAISSSLFAVFLYMTLYLQGVLHLSPVEAGAVYLPGTVVMFVAAGATAQLLDRLSAGVALCGSLLVVAGGMGLSLLAGPHSSWVVLLPGTVVSFAGAGVFNPVMSGLVLSQSDSARAGLAAGINDSFRQVGIALGVAVLGTFVPAASAFGADPEGYVTGLHHALLVSVAVAVAGAVVAALFVRRPRG, from the coding sequence ATGACCACCACGACCACGTCACCGGCGAGCCGCGAGAGCACGGCTCCTCTCATACCCGGGCCGCGGCGACAGCCGCTCGGGCGCCCGGTGAAGAACAGCTCGAGCACCCTCAGCCTGGTCGTCGTCTGCGTGACGACGGCGATGCTGATGCTCGACATCGCCGTCGTCAACACTGCCCTTCCGACCATCGCCTCCGAGCTCGGCACCGGGCTGCAGGGCGTGCAGTGGGTCGTCGACGCCTACACCCTCGCCCTCGCCGCCACCGTCCTGACGGCCGGCTCGGTCGCCGACCGGCTCGGGCGCCGCAGGCTCCTGGTCGCCGGGCTCGTCCTCTTCACGCTGGCGTCGCTCGGCTGCGCGGCCGCCGGAACGATCGGCGTGCTCGAGGCGGCTCGCGCGGTGCAAGGTCTCGGCGCCGCCGTGCTCTTCGCGGTGTCGCTCGCGGTGCTCGGCCACGCCTTCCCCGACGCCGGTGCGCGTGCCAAGGCGCTCGCGGTCTACGGGGCGACGATCGGTGCGTCGTTCGCGGTCGGCCCGCTCGTCGGCGGCCTGCTCACGCAGGGTCTGGACTGGCGCTGGATCTTCCTCGTCAACGTACCCGTCGGTGCCCTGTGCCTCGCCCTGACGCTGCGCGGCGTCGAGGAGTCGCGCGACCCGCACGCCCGCCGCGTCGACTGGGCCGGCCAGCTCCTGCTGACCGGCGCGCTCTTCCTGCTCGTGCTCGGACTGGTACGTGGTGGTGCGGAGGGCTGGTCCTCCACCCCCATCGTCGCCTCCCTGGCCGCCGCTGCCGCCCTGCTCGTCGCCTTCGTCGCCGTCGAGGCCCGGGTGGCCGAGCCGATGCTGCCGCTGGGGATGTTCGCCGACCGCCTCTTCACGGGCACGCAGGTGGCCGCCTTCGCCATCTCGTCGTCGCTGTTCGCGGTCTTCCTCTACATGACGCTCTACCTCCAGGGCGTGCTGCACCTCTCGCCGGTCGAGGCCGGCGCTGTCTACCTGCCCGGCACCGTCGTCATGTTCGTCGCGGCCGGTGCCACCGCCCAGCTGCTCGACCGGCTCTCGGCGGGAGTGGCGCTCTGCGGCTCGCTCCTCGTCGTCGCGGGCGGGATGGGGCTCTCGCTGCTGGCCGGCCCGCACTCGTCGTGGGTCGTGCTGCTGCCCGGGACCGTCGTGTCCTTCGCCGGCGCCGGCGTCTTCAACCCCGTGATGAGCGGGCTGGTGCTGAGCCAGAGCGACTCGGCGCGCGCCGGGTTGGCGGCCGGCATCAACGACTCGTTCCGGCAGGTGGGCATCGCGCTCGGCGTGGCCGTGCTCGGCACGTTCGTCCCGGCGGCGTCGGCCTTCGGCGCCGACCCCGAGGGCTACGTGACCGGCCTGCACCACGCGCTGCTCGTGTCGGTGGCGGTCGCCGTGGCCGGCGCGGTCGTGGCCGCGCTGTTCGTCCGCCGCCCCCGCGGCTGA
- a CDS encoding adenylosuccinate synthase, protein MPAIVVVGAQWGDEGKGKATDALGSSLDYVVRYNGGNNAGHTIVVKGEKYALHLLPTGILTPTVIPVIGNGVVIDLSVLFEEIDLLESRGVDTSKLLISANAHIITPYHRTVDKVTERFLGKAKIGTTGRGIGPTYADKMSRVGVRVQDLLDEKILRQKVEGALEQKNNLLVKVYNRRAITVDEVVEELLQHVDRLRPFIADTSLLLNKALDDGRTMVLEGGQATLLDVDHGTYPFVTSSNPTSGGACTGSGIPPTRIDGVAAVVKAYATRVGAGPFPTELLDADGERLRQDGGEFGTTTGRPRRCGWYDAVVARFSARINGVTDFVLTKLDILTGWEQIPVCVAYDVDGVRHDEMPMTQTDFHHAKPVYEYFPGWTEDISSARTLDDLPKNARDYVAALERLSGAPISAIGVGPGRDQTIEIRSLLR, encoded by the coding sequence GTGCCTGCGATCGTCGTCGTCGGAGCCCAGTGGGGCGACGAGGGGAAGGGCAAGGCCACCGACGCGCTCGGGTCGTCGCTCGACTACGTCGTGCGCTACAACGGCGGCAACAACGCCGGCCACACCATCGTGGTCAAGGGCGAGAAGTACGCGCTGCACCTCCTGCCGACGGGCATCCTGACGCCCACGGTCATCCCGGTCATCGGCAACGGCGTGGTCATCGACCTGAGCGTGCTGTTCGAGGAGATCGACCTGCTCGAGAGCCGCGGCGTCGACACCTCCAAGCTGCTCATCAGCGCCAACGCCCACATCATCACGCCCTACCACCGCACGGTCGACAAGGTCACCGAGCGGTTCCTCGGCAAGGCCAAGATCGGCACGACCGGGCGCGGCATCGGCCCCACCTACGCCGACAAGATGTCGCGGGTCGGCGTGCGCGTGCAGGACCTGCTCGACGAGAAGATCCTGCGCCAGAAGGTCGAGGGCGCGCTCGAGCAGAAGAACAACCTGCTGGTCAAGGTCTACAACCGCCGGGCGATCACCGTCGACGAGGTGGTCGAGGAGCTGCTCCAGCACGTCGACCGGCTGCGCCCGTTCATCGCCGACACCTCGCTGCTGCTCAACAAGGCGCTCGACGACGGCAGGACGATGGTCCTCGAGGGCGGGCAGGCCACGCTGCTCGACGTCGACCACGGCACCTATCCCTTCGTCACGAGCTCCAACCCCACCTCGGGCGGCGCCTGCACGGGCTCCGGCATCCCGCCGACCCGCATCGACGGCGTCGCCGCGGTCGTCAAGGCCTACGCGACGCGCGTGGGCGCCGGGCCGTTCCCGACCGAGCTGCTCGACGCCGACGGCGAGCGGCTGCGCCAGGACGGCGGCGAGTTCGGCACGACCACCGGGCGCCCGCGCCGCTGCGGTTGGTACGACGCGGTCGTCGCCCGATTCTCGGCGCGCATCAACGGGGTGACCGACTTCGTGCTCACCAAGCTCGACATCCTCACCGGCTGGGAGCAGATCCCGGTGTGCGTCGCCTACGACGTCGACGGCGTGCGCCACGACGAGATGCCGATGACCCAGACCGACTTCCACCACGCGAAGCCGGTCTACGAGTACTTCCCCGGCTGGACCGAGGACATCTCGTCGGCGCGCACCCTCGACGACCTGCCGAAGAACGCGCGCGACTACGTGGCGGCGCTCGAGCGGCTCTCGGGCGCCCCGATCAGCGCGATCGGGGTCGGCCCGGGCCGCGACCAGACCATCGAGATCCGCAGCCTGCTCCGCTAG
- a CDS encoding oxygenase MpaB family protein: MCALPLKDLADTTRRTFRARVSGDPTGAPDWVRDIARVGEGPGWFDPEGVVWRVHGDLATLVGGVGALLGQGAHPLALAGVLRHSAYQDDPWKRLAGTARWLVVSTFGSAELAERESARVRGMHTRVRGTDPQGRAYAASDPALLRWVHLAFTDAFLAAQEAVGRDLTGRFGRRWPDTYVSEWRRSAEALGARDLPSTEAELAEAIAAYAPVLEPVPDHLLAFLSAPPGLGRAEQLFYSGLSGAAALLVSPTIAPLAGVPGRAARGPRERARLARTRLQLRAFGVALGSYSPSEESARYRLGGPLPGWVTDEDDDLPGLVAASGA; the protein is encoded by the coding sequence ATGTGTGCTCTCCCGCTGAAGGACCTGGCCGACACGACCCGGCGCACCTTCCGCGCCCGCGTCTCGGGCGACCCCACCGGCGCGCCGGACTGGGTGCGCGACATCGCCCGCGTGGGCGAGGGTCCCGGCTGGTTCGATCCCGAGGGCGTCGTGTGGCGCGTGCACGGCGACCTCGCGACCCTGGTGGGCGGGGTCGGCGCGCTGCTCGGGCAGGGAGCGCACCCCCTCGCGCTCGCCGGCGTGCTGCGCCACTCCGCCTACCAGGACGACCCGTGGAAGCGGCTCGCCGGCACCGCGCGCTGGCTGGTCGTCTCGACCTTCGGCTCGGCCGAGCTGGCCGAGCGCGAGTCCGCCCGCGTGCGCGGCATGCACACCCGGGTGCGCGGCACCGACCCGCAGGGGCGCGCCTACGCCGCCTCCGACCCCGCGCTCCTGCGCTGGGTGCACCTCGCCTTCACGGACGCGTTCCTCGCTGCGCAGGAGGCGGTCGGGCGTGACCTCACCGGGCGCTTCGGGCGCCGCTGGCCCGACACGTACGTCTCCGAGTGGCGCCGCAGCGCCGAGGCGCTCGGCGCGCGCGACCTGCCCTCGACCGAGGCCGAGCTGGCGGAGGCGATCGCCGCGTACGCACCGGTGCTCGAGCCGGTGCCCGACCACCTGCTCGCCTTCCTCTCGGCGCCGCCGGGGCTCGGGCGGGCCGAGCAGCTGTTCTACTCCGGGCTGTCGGGCGCTGCCGCGCTGCTCGTCTCCCCGACCATCGCGCCCCTGGCCGGCGTGCCCGGTCGCGCGGCGCGGGGGCCTCGCGAGCGGGCCCGGCTGGCGCGTACGCGGCTCCAGCTCCGCGCCTTCGGCGTCGCGCTGGGTTCCTACAGCCCGTCCGAGGAGTCGGCCCGCTACCGGCTCGGCGGGCCGCTGCCCGGCTGGGTCACCGATGAGGACGACGACCTGCCCGGCCTGGTGGCTGCGTCAGGCGCCTGA